The sequence TGGAGGGAGAACGAaagcgggggaaaaaaaagtctttatttatttttcaaactttccACGTCAAAGCTGTTCTAAAGTAGAGCTCTTGATCTAAATTTGACATTTAGCCTCAGAATTTTGAGGAAATTAGCCAAAAATGCCTATCCGTACAAAGCTTTAGGACATGGTACTGAGTTGGATTTTAAGAtatgttataaatattttggatTTAACTAAAACATTAACCCAACATAATAGCACCACCTTCTGTTTGGGATCGGAGAGATTTGACTGGAATTTGAAACAGCTGGATTTCTGGGACAGATTTAGTCTCAGGCAACGTCCTCGATCTGATCGTCTCCGTCCCTTTGCGCCCGTCCTACCTGAGCGGTTTGGGTTTGTCCTTCGTCTCCGCTGCGTCGGCGTCTTCGTTTCGGGACTCGGACTCGCGTCCTCCCTGGGGCTCCGGGACCCTTCGCAGGGCGGGAGCTGAGGTGCTGCTCACCATCCGGGTCAGAGCGGTGACTCCCGGAGCCAACCACTGGGACGGACGCCTGGGGGGGACGGAAAGTCAgactttactttaaaatattaaaataaaaaataaaaaactgaacttttgtCAACATGGAGGACAGTAGTCAAGGTTTTTGCCTTCCCTGATGCAAATCTATCCTCATCTCTCCCCAACATCTCATCTAGGAACTAATTTAATAACATATCATCATACTTCCACCTCTGTGCCTTACTGTCAGGGGTACATTCTCTCCGGTTGTCGTGTCTGACATGAACAAATTACGTCTCATCTGAGCAACGGTTGACCTAAAGTTgatctgttcttttttaaatatatttgccTGTTTTGTATCTCCTGGCTACAACGGACCCCTCGTTTCAAcgttcctttatttatttatttatttatttattcttaaatcTTCTGCGTCTCACCTGGTTGGCACCGTGTGACCCGTCGGACCGTTGGGGTCTTTCGAGGCTCCGAAGAGTCGACCCAGACTCCAGGGGACCGGAGCGCCGCCGGCGCTGACGGGGACGTAGTCGCTTCCCGCCCGggcctcgtcctcctcctccttcctcgcCGCGGACAGGCTCAGCTCAGCCAGGTTCTGGCTCAGCCGGCCCCCCCAGCGCACCACAGCTCCCCACCCCTGCTGGATCACCTGGGAATccaaaaatggaacaaaatggGCGCCTGAATGAAAAACCAGCGAGCGGCGGAGCGAGCGGGGCTACCTGTCCTGCGTGCTGAGCAAAGCCGTCCTCCTCGACATCGGGAGGAGGCAGAGCGCCAATTTCCTTTTCCTGCACCCACAGCAGCTGGGGACTCGTTTGCCCAAAGCCAAACGAGGCCTTCGTGGGTTCAGCGTCTGTGTCTGTGGATCCCGCCGACCCTTCGCTGTTTGGATCAACTCCGGGTGACGACTTCGCTTCTCCAAATTCTCCTCCTGAGAGGATCTCTGTGCCGCCGTGGATTTTGGTGTCGCCTCGCGCCGCCGCCGGTCTCGGGCCCCTGAGCGTCCGGTTCGAGATGGTGGTGCTGGAAGAGCAGGTCGAGGTTGAAGGTGAGCAGGCTGAGAGGCTGCAAGACGAGGAGCAGCTCCTCGAACAGAGGCCGGCAGGCGGTCAGCGACAGACGCACGAACGAGCCGGGGTGGTAATGCGCGTCCAGGACATCTGAggcggagagagagagagccgtTAAAGGCGCCCGTACGCCTCCGTTAATAACCGCGAGCGCAGCGTGAGGAGTCGGAAACGTACCACTGCAAGACTGAAGATGGGACAGCCAGAAATCCAGAAGCTTGGTGCTGTGAGGCAGAGAAAAGGAAGGATGAAGTCGGTTTCTTTGCACATCAggatgcaataaaataaaaaacgatCAGATCTCTGcctggttttaaaatgaagcaaatcaaacctcaagtgtacaataaaacacaactgatCCCACCGTGTTGCAGCTACGAGCCCAGCCCAAATCATCGCTCGTCCGCCGCCATGCACGGCAGTTGGTTTGAGGCGATTGAGCTGAtcggctgtttttgtttgtttttcttggacCAACTTGGTGCCGTGTATTATTTCTGAAGCCCGGTGGCTAAGATTTCAATcttagcctgttttttttttttttgtttaataaatgatggCGAAATCGGCTGTGAGTTTTTGTACACTTAAGGGTTAAGCTcgtatcatttttaaaacatgtcaaagaGCAGATTAGTTTTAATACaccctgatacataaaaccctaaCATTAAAGGATGGCGGGCTTTGTTTTTCCCCGTCGTTGTGCGATTAAAACAgaagtttgaacttttagctcaagctctttcagaaaaaaaaggagaattaatGAGAGCCGTTCTTACTTCAGCAGGCCGAGGAGGAAGGCGTTGAACCGCTGCCTGCTCTGCCGGAGCTGAGGCAGCTCACAGACCCGGACTTGCAGGTTGAATAAGGCTTGGGTTTTAGGACCTTGGATGGGAgggagaggggagaaaaaatgAGCCCTTGGCACTCACGAGCCAATCGATGTCGGCGCCCCTGTTGGTTCCCATTATTCAGCGCTTCCCACGTTAAAATCAACAAGTATGGATTGATNNNNNNNNNNNNNNNNNNNNNNNNNNNNNNNNNNNNNNNNNNNNNNNNNNNNNNNNNNNNNNNNNNNNNNNNNNNNNNNgggtgggggtggggggtgggggataAAGACGGCGTGCACGGGTTTGTCGTTACCaaaccacagaaacaaacaaacaaaaaaaacaaacggctGCTTCCTGACGTCCAAACCTGCTGTGTTTCGTACGCTACCTGGCCGGGTCGTCGCCTGGACCAGACCCCAGGCCGAGTTTGGCCTCCTGCCCGCAATGAGGTCACTCTGGTGGGGTTTCAAGCCGTCGGTCAGCAGGCTGTGCAGGGCGGGGCAGAGGCGCTGCAGCACCAGGCGGCCCAGAGACGGATTTACGGCGCTGTCTCCTGATAAGGCCTGAGGAGAGAGACGTGCAGCGGGCGGGGAGTCAGAGATGCTTATTTAGGCTTTTTGAGGGGAAACATTGAGTGAGCTGGGTCAatactatgtgtgtgtgtgtgtgtgtgcgtgcgtgacTGGCATATCTAAAGACTCTCTTGTTGACTCAGAAACGAGCGTTTTCAAAGACTAAAAGACAGCGCCGAGTCGCTCTCGGTAATCAAATCTGACCTCATCAGTGACTAACCTTCTGAACTGCAGTCCGGGAGGAGCTGAACTGGGCCAAGATGGCTTCCACTGCCACGCTGACGGCGCTGACTAGAGCTGAGGGAGGCAGGAAACAACGGTCGGCGGTTAAACGACCAGACAAGGAGCAGCGcagacacacagataaacacacacacacacacacctttcttcTCCTGCTGACACTGAGAGGTCAGGCCAAGACCTCGGACCGGGGGCTCCTCATCCTCGCCCATCCAGGGGGCGTCTCCCGCCCTCTGCCCGGCGCCGGCCGACGGGACGCCGCGGACAGCTTTACGGCGAGAGCAAACCAGCGGTTACTGACAACACGAGCGCGGAAACATTCGGCGCCGCTGGCTGGAGGTAAACGGgcgggggggagggaggaggaaaggaAGCAGGCGAGGCCACTGACAAACAGCGAGCGAGGGCACCCCGCGAGCGTTTCACGTCCGGGTTCGGGGGATTCGTTCTCGCTTCCCAGTCGGACAGGATCTCgtgcagaaaaactaaaacggACACCTTCTGCTCCCAAATCCCAAAGctcaaacccacaaaaaaataacttcaaccAAACATCTGAGGCTGAAAAATTTacagtaagaagaaaaaaactaattttctcaaacaagcaaacaaaaaggtcTTCGACTTTATATGACGAGACTCTCCTCAATGTAAAACATCGCTCGTGTCTTTGCCCGTGAATCTGATGGACATCAACAAGAACTTTCTAAATGTAGGATTTACAGAATAATTATCTGTAAACGTAGAAACAGTCAACCTATAAATACCCACCAAATTGCGAAAACCGCTAAATAGAACACTGAAGCCAATGGAAGGCAAAagtactttagtttttttaaataaaacacttattgGTGGAGTAATTGTCCCACACATCAATAAACAGGTTAACCTACGTGTGAGGAGGAGAAGGTGGCAAAAACGTTCAACCAAATGGCAGCATTTCGGATTAAAATGccacaattattaaaaaaaaaaacaaaaactccttaATAGGTGACAGTTTGATTAGTTCAGACACTAAAAGGGATCTTTGAGTTTTATGTCGCCTCACAAAtttcaaacaataaagaaaaaaggggaggaaaaTGGCTGAAATTATTAAATTACACTCCAAAAATGTCCTCCTGAGACAATGTCCCCCCCATGTGTCTCCATATGGGGACATTGTCTTCCCCGTGCCGTAATTATTCGGCTCAGCTTGGACCTGTTGTTTCCGTtcgtgttatttttttaatttaatttttaactacAAACTgctccaaaaaaacaagtttttttacTGCTCCTGAATATGTGgaggatataaaaaaaaaaaaaaaaaaaagcgcatCGACCAAAAGCTTTAAACTCAGGAGAATCAAACaactaaaaagattttaaaaggagCAAACCGGGAGGAGGAGAGCTTTGGGATTTTGTCCTGTTCAGTTTTTGAGAGCTGACAGAAAATCATCTGCATCTGggaggttgtttgtttgtttgtttgtttgttgtttttttcagctttactGGGTTGGATTTGCATGAAACGCTCGTGGCTGCTTTAGCTCGTcatgcagagacagaaaaaaaaaaataaaaaaaataaataaacaaagcagcGCAGAGACggagcagacaaacacaagctgATAAAAGGAGGAGACGGAGACGGAGACAGAGACTGCAGGAAGCCCGGGACGGTCTGAAGGCCGTCTCCAGATTTGACAGGATGGAGGGAGATAAGACGAGTCGGACGACCTGCGGGGGAgacaacagctgcagctctttcaAATCTCTAACCTTCGCTGggataaataaagataaaaaaacaaaacgaaccCTGAGAAAGtcgggacgttgtgtaaaacgtCAATAAAAGTTCCTGCAGCCGtgttttattcagttctgtTGCTCTAAAAACTCATATATAAATTTCTGCactgatggagcctttccagatgtggcAGCCGCCCacgccagaggcactaatgcacccccataccatcagagaggcaggcttttgagcTGGACGGTCCACTTCAGTTCTCTTCAGTCAGGAAAACATGGCGCCTGTGGTTGAACTTTGAACTTTGAATGAGAGTTTGACTCAGAGAAGACGGcggcgtttctggatggtgttaaaatctttgcttcttctttgtctgatagagctttaagcggCATTTCTGGAGGACAAACCATGTTTCCAGACAccgatttgtggaagtgttcctgagccgcTGCGGCCATTTTTCAGACATATTTATTAGCTGCGAAACGCTCCTCCAGctgaaatttctttttaaatcaaacttacttttacagctttttgttgccgCTGTCCCGACTTTTTTTAGACGTGTCgcagccaaaataaaaatctaaattatctTACTTTTTCCCA is a genomic window of Kryptolebias marmoratus isolate JLee-2015 linkage group LG16, ASM164957v2, whole genome shotgun sequence containing:
- the rusc1 gene encoding RUN and SH3 domain-containing protein 1, which codes for MLRRADREGGRPELCPSQRIGCDGPAAGGDGGLWAVGKERERGGARQEKQEVMEQEEEEEVRGQADGGRTLESGTTAVRGVPSAGAGQRAGDAPWMGEDEEPPVRGLGLTSQCQQEKKALVSAVSVAVEAILAQFSSSRTAVQKALSGDSAVNPSLGRLVLQRLCPALHSLLTDGLKPHQSDLIAGRRPNSAWGLVQATTRPGPKTQALFNLQVRVCELPQLRQSRQRFNAFLLGLLNTKLLDFWLSHLQSCSDVLDAHYHPGSFVRLSLTACRPLFEELLLVLQPLSLLTFNLDLLFQHHHLEPDAQGPETGGGARRHQNPRRHRDPLRRRIWRSEVVTRS